The region CCGCGGAGCGCCCCGACCTGGACGACGAGCGCCTCGGCGGCTGGCTGACGACCGTGACCATGCGGCTGTGCGTCGATCGATATCGCCAGGTCAACCGTGAGGCCGAGGTACACCGCAGCCCCACGCTCACCGCGCCGGGTCCGGTGCCCGTCGAGGAGGCGGTGTGCGACCGGGCCGAGGCCAGGTGGCTGGCCGTGCGCAGCGGGGAGCTGCCCGGGCGCCAGGCCGAGGCGCTCCGGCTGAAGTCCGAGGGCCTCGACGTCGGACAGGTCGCCGTGCGCATGGGGCTGAGCTATCGCACCGTCGAGTCGCTGCTCGCCCGGGCCCGGCGCACGCTGCGCAACTCGCTGGCCGGAACGCTGGGCCTCGCCCTGTTCCTGTGGGGGCGCGGCAAGCTGCGCGCGGGCGGACACGCGCAGGCCGTGGCGGTGACCTCGACGGCCGCGACCCTGGTGGTGGCGGGGTTCGTGTTGCCGTACGTCCACGACGGGGACGGGCAGGGCACGGCTCCCCGACCCTCCGTGTCCCGCATGGCCCAGACGACCACGCCGACCGTCCGGCCCGACGGCGTCGACCGGGTGGCCGCCCCGAACGCCCGTGGTCTGTCGGCCGCCTCGGCGTCCCACGCGGCGACGCCGGCGGTGCCGCCCGGCGATGACGACCGGTCGTTGCTGCCTCTGTCGGTGCCACCGCTGCCGGACGCCTCGCTGTCACCAGTGCCGTCCGTCCCCGACGTCCCCGGCGTCTCGGACCTGCCGAGCGTGCCCGGCCTCCCCGATCTGTCGGCCACGTCCACGGTCCCGACGACGCCTCCGGCCCTCCCGGAGGCTCCCTCCACGTCCTCAGCCCCGGTCGACGTACCGACCCCGACCGCGCTGCCGTAGAACCGCCGGAAAGCTGTCGTAGAACCGCCGGAAAAAACTGCCGTAGAACCAGCGGAAACAACGCGGCCGTCGAGCCGCCGGAAACACGGCCGCAAGACCCCCGAAAAAAATCCGCCTCCGTCGCGACGGACGCCCGGCCCCTCCCCGTAGAGCAGATGTCGGAGCTGCTCCACGGCCGAAGGGTGGACCGGATGGGTGTCGAGATCTGTGTGGAAGGGCTGACCAAGTCCTTCGGTCACCAGGTCATCTGGCAGGACGTCTCGCTGACGCTGCCCGCCGGGGAGGTCTCGGTCATGCTCGGCCCCTCGGGCACGGGCAAGTCGGTGTTCCTCAAGACGCTCGTCGGACTGCTGAAGCCGGACCGGGGTTCCGTGAAGGTCGCGGGCCGGGACATCACCAAGCTGCGCGAGCACGAGTTGTACGAGGTGCGGAAGCTGTTCGGGGTGCTGTTCCAGGACGGCGCGCTGTTCGGCTCGATGAGCCTGTACGACAACATCGCTTTCCCGCTGCGCGAGCACACCCGCAAGTCCGAGAGCCAGATCCGGCGCATCGTGCTGGAGAAGATGGACATGGTCGGGCTGATCGGCTCGGAGGGGAAGCTGCCCGGCGAGATCTCCGGTGGGATGCGCAAACGGGCCGGGCTGGCACGAGCGCTGGTCCTCGATCCGGAGATCATCCTGTTCGACGAACCGGACTCGGGCCTTGACCCGGTGCGCGTCGCGTACCTCAACCAGCTCATCGTCGACCTCAACGCGCAGATCAACGCGACATTCCTGATCGTCACGCACGACATCGCCTCGGCCCGCCAGGTGCCGGACAACATCGGGCTGTTGTTCCGCCGTGAGCTGGTCATGTTCGGGCCCCGTGAGGAGCTGCTGACCAGCGACGAGCCCGTCGTACGGCAGTTTCTGAACGGCCGGATGCAGGGGCCGATCGGGATGGCGGAGGAGAAGGACGCCGCGCAGGTCGAACAGGAGCTGGCGCGGCTCGGCGACGCGGACCGGAAACCCCGCCACGTCGGCAACGACATGACGCCACGCCTGATGCCGGGCCCCGGCATCGCCCGTCCGCCCCGCTGGGAGGCGATCGCGAGACGCGAGGCCGAGCTGCACCGGAAGGCGGTGACCAGCGCATGAGACTGTCACCCACCGGGGCGCTGAGGCACTCGGGGAACCTCTTCGCGATGGCACTGGACGTCGTCCGGACCATCCCCCGACGGCCCTTCCAGGCCCGGGAGTTCATCCAGCAGGCCTGGTTCGTCGCGAGCGTCACCATCCTGCCGACGGCCCTGGTGTCCATCCCCTTCGGCGCGGTCATCGCGCTGCAGATCGGCAGCCTGACCCGGCAACTCGGCGCCCAGTCCTTCTCCGGGGCCGCCTCGGTCCTCGCGGTGCTGCGGGAGGCCTCGCCGATCGTCACCGCGCTGCTGATCGCGGGCGCC is a window of Streptomyces sp. NBC_00271 DNA encoding:
- a CDS encoding RNA polymerase sigma factor, with the translated sequence MATDMPDMPDMPAEIQAAHDRWQRMWSHREQLLKVARRRSMSPEDAEDAVHEAMLRAAERPDLDDERLGGWLTTVTMRLCVDRYRQVNREAEVHRSPTLTAPGPVPVEEAVCDRAEARWLAVRSGELPGRQAEALRLKSEGLDVGQVAVRMGLSYRTVESLLARARRTLRNSLAGTLGLALFLWGRGKLRAGGHAQAVAVTSTAATLVVAGFVLPYVHDGDGQGTAPRPSVSRMAQTTTPTVRPDGVDRVAAPNARGLSAASASHAATPAVPPGDDDRSLLPLSVPPLPDASLSPVPSVPDVPGVSDLPSVPGLPDLSATSTVPTTPPALPEAPSTSSAPVDVPTPTALP
- a CDS encoding ABC transporter ATP-binding protein; this translates as MGVEICVEGLTKSFGHQVIWQDVSLTLPAGEVSVMLGPSGTGKSVFLKTLVGLLKPDRGSVKVAGRDITKLREHELYEVRKLFGVLFQDGALFGSMSLYDNIAFPLREHTRKSESQIRRIVLEKMDMVGLIGSEGKLPGEISGGMRKRAGLARALVLDPEIILFDEPDSGLDPVRVAYLNQLIVDLNAQINATFLIVTHDIASARQVPDNIGLLFRRELVMFGPREELLTSDEPVVRQFLNGRMQGPIGMAEEKDAAQVEQELARLGDADRKPRHVGNDMTPRLMPGPGIARPPRWEAIARREAELHRKAVTSA